In a single window of the Pedococcus dokdonensis genome:
- the rpsL gene encoding 30S ribosomal protein S12, with protein MPTINQLVRKGRQDKVTKTKTPALKGSPQRRGVCTRVYTTTPKKPNSALRKVARVRLTSGIEVTAYIPGVGHNLQEHSIVLVRGGRVKDLPGVRYKIVRGSLDTQGVKNRKQARSRYGAKMEKK; from the coding sequence TTGCCTACGATCAACCAGCTTGTGCGCAAGGGGCGTCAGGACAAGGTCACCAAGACCAAGACCCCTGCCCTCAAGGGCTCGCCCCAGCGCCGTGGGGTGTGCACGCGTGTGTACACCACCACCCCCAAGAAGCCGAACTCTGCCCTGCGCAAGGTCGCCCGTGTGCGCCTCACCAGCGGCATCGAGGTCACGGCCTACATCCCGGGCGTCGGCCACAACCTGCAGGAGCACTCGATCGTGCTCGTGCGTGGCGGTCGTGTGAAGGACCTCCCGGGTGTCCGCTACAAGATCGTCCGCGGCTCGCTCGACACCCAGGGTGTCAAGAACCGCAAGCAGGCCCGCTCCCGTTACGG